A window from Pseudomonadota bacterium encodes these proteins:
- a CDS encoding glycosyltransferase family 4 protein: MDLKRIILIWSENIQEFNMVHSIAFALDKFGRYAGGAESYALALAESFVKKGWEVHLFAQEWDGYPEQAIFHRIVVPKYLPAWLKMLVFAFKHRKMVLATGLDVVVGFGNTIYMNVYQTHGGVHRYSTARKCFSIENPLLRLLKRFFILLSMKDKMRNWIESSPFRLSLRPRIIAISQMVIDDFATAFKVPSSEVDLVYNGIDLDRFNPVVRRKYRGPLRAELDVGEREVLFLFLSYTLRKKGLFVLLSAAAILQRKHKGRFKVVVVGRKPGNRIMARVKKMNLDDIVIFPGPTTTPEVYFANADVFVLPTYYDTCSLVTIEAMACGVPAITTEYNGAAGIIDSGVDGHVIMHPPEAEELSAVMSVYLDSKTLDEMSFRAAGKAQAYSSKKNHEEVIRICSEVAMVKHDS, encoded by the coding sequence ATGGATTTGAAAAGGATTATTTTGATATGGTCGGAGAATATTCAAGAATTTAATATGGTGCATTCAATAGCCTTTGCTCTAGACAAATTTGGCAGATACGCTGGTGGGGCTGAATCGTACGCCTTGGCCCTGGCAGAGTCTTTTGTGAAAAAGGGTTGGGAGGTGCATCTTTTCGCTCAGGAATGGGATGGCTACCCAGAACAAGCGATCTTCCACCGGATTGTGGTGCCTAAATATCTCCCTGCTTGGTTAAAGATGCTCGTTTTTGCTTTTAAGCACCGAAAGATGGTCCTGGCTACAGGCTTAGATGTGGTTGTGGGCTTTGGTAACACAATATATATGAACGTCTATCAGACCCACGGTGGTGTACACCGCTATTCAACTGCCAGAAAATGCTTTTCAATCGAAAATCCATTACTGCGATTGTTAAAAAGGTTTTTTATCTTGCTTTCTATGAAGGACAAGATGCGAAATTGGATAGAGTCCTCTCCTTTTAGGCTGTCGCTTAGACCTCGGATAATAGCTATCTCCCAGATGGTTATTGATGATTTTGCCACTGCCTTTAAGGTGCCTTCCTCTGAAGTTGATCTTGTCTACAACGGGATAGATCTTGATAGATTTAATCCGGTAGTAAGGAGGAAATATCGAGGCCCGCTCAGAGCTGAGCTTGATGTTGGTGAGAGGGAGGTCCTTTTCCTTTTTCTTTCCTATACCCTCAGGAAGAAAGGTCTTTTTGTTTTGCTGTCGGCGGCAGCCATTCTTCAAAGAAAGCATAAGGGCAGATTTAAAGTAGTTGTGGTCGGCCGTAAGCCTGGCAACCGGATTATGGCTCGTGTGAAAAAAATGAACTTGGACGACATAGTCATATTTCCTGGACCGACGACAACACCGGAAGTTTATTTTGCCAATGCCGATGTTTTCGTTTTGCCAACCTATTACGATACTTGTTCTTTGGTTACCATCGAGGCCATGGCATGTGGGGTCCCGGCCATAACAACGGAATATAACGGTGCTGCCGGAATAATTGATTCTGGAGTTGACGGCCATGTGATTATGCATCCCCCGGAAGCAGAAGAACTCAGCGCGGTCATGTCAGTATATCTGGACTCAAAAACTTTAGACGAGATGTCTTTTCGAGCGGCCGGGAAGGCACAGGCCTATTCTTCCAAGAAAAATCATGAAGAAGTGATCAGAATTTGTTCGGAAGTTGCGATGGTAAAGCATGATTCATAA
- a CDS encoding O-antigen ligase family protein has translation MINENQECAEYYLAGRRLMGLYQAWIKDHAGNLIIFFLSVLTLFNPVAHTTTVREICFYIPLLLFILLLLTNRKGMFFFRTPLFIPTVLFSAWAVFGLFFALDKSNSWHDIYSLLFRYSILAVLIVSFFWNEKKMRLLSWLITISLVSFVSYALIKFYFVTDFDFGVRFYGNSEGMTQNLINIPIIFSCFLIYCNLVDTNKLYLRLLYLLLYIPLISALILTQSRSSWAALIISGLFFSFLCREKKIVILLVILAVIASFSPLKGRFLNGDLTKDPRLTHALLVLEVVKDHPFIGIGFGMETFGKSLDLGIYLQRMERVYGVKYHHVEILSDPHNLFTDVLVRTGFVGFGLFLWFFFCLFRMLWEVGRGENIARQIWAIGIASSLISFLIIGFFEPVFSHVQVYYLTLMISFVSILWKQHGFEKDYFDMVGEYSRI, from the coding sequence GTGATCAACGAAAATCAGGAATGCGCAGAATATTATCTAGCGGGTAGAAGGCTCATGGGTTTATATCAAGCGTGGATTAAGGATCATGCAGGGAATCTAATAATTTTCTTTCTTTCTGTACTGACTCTGTTCAATCCTGTTGCTCATACGACGACTGTAAGGGAAATTTGTTTTTATATACCTCTCCTCCTGTTTATTCTGTTACTTCTGACTAACAGAAAAGGGATGTTTTTTTTCAGAACTCCATTATTTATTCCAACCGTTCTTTTCTCGGCATGGGCGGTTTTCGGGTTATTTTTTGCTCTGGATAAATCGAATAGCTGGCATGATATATATTCATTGCTGTTCCGGTACAGTATATTGGCCGTATTGATAGTTTCTTTTTTTTGGAATGAGAAAAAAATGAGGCTGCTATCCTGGCTGATTACAATCTCCCTCGTTTCGTTTGTGAGCTATGCTCTTATAAAGTTCTATTTTGTGACCGATTTTGATTTTGGAGTAAGGTTTTATGGCAATTCGGAAGGAATGACCCAAAATCTAATAAACATCCCGATAATCTTTTCTTGTTTCCTCATCTATTGCAATCTTGTTGATACAAACAAATTGTACTTGCGGCTTTTGTATCTGCTGCTCTACATTCCGTTGATTTCCGCTTTGATCCTGACTCAGTCAAGGAGTTCCTGGGCCGCACTGATAATATCTGGTCTGTTTTTTTCCTTTTTATGCCGGGAAAAGAAGATTGTTATACTGCTGGTGATCCTGGCAGTAATAGCATCATTTTCTCCCCTCAAGGGACGTTTTCTTAATGGTGACCTCACTAAAGATCCGAGGCTTACGCATGCTTTACTTGTATTGGAGGTCGTTAAGGATCACCCTTTTATCGGTATAGGTTTCGGTATGGAAACATTTGGCAAGAGTCTGGATCTTGGTATCTATTTACAGAGGATGGAGAGAGTGTATGGCGTAAAATACCATCATGTCGAGATACTAAGTGACCCCCACAATTTGTTTACTGATGTTCTTGTTAGAACCGGTTTTGTTGGCTTTGGCCTGTTTCTGTGGTTCTTTTTTTGTCTTTTCAGGATGTTATGGGAGGTTGGTAGAGGTGAGAACATTGCAAGACAAATCTGGGCCATTGGAATCGCAAGCTCCCTAATATCCTTTTTGATAATTGGTTTTTTTGAACCGGTATTCAGCCATGTACAAGTGTATTATCTTACTCTGATGATATCTTTTGTTTCAATATTGTGGAAACAGCATGGATTTGAAAAGGATTATTTTGATATGGTCGGAGAATATTCAAGAATTTAA